CAGGTGACAGGCCTCCGGTATGGTCATGAAGAACCGCTCCATGTCCGGGTGCGTGACGGTCACCGGGCCACCACGGCTGATCTGCTCGCGAAAGATCGGGATCACGCTGCCGGCGGAATTCAGCACGTTGCCGAATCGCACGACCACGAAGCGCGTGGCGCTTTGGCCCTGTAGCGCGCGCACGATGAGTTCAGCGGCCTTTTTCGTGCGGCCCATGACGTTGACCGGCGCAACGGCCTTGTCGGTCGAGATCAGCACGAAACGCTCGACGCCAGCGGCAAGCGCCGCACGCGCGACGACTTCGGTCCCCAACACGTTATTGCCGACCGCCGGCAACACCTGCCCTTCCAGCAGCGGTACGTGCTTGTAGGCGGCCGCATGGAACAGAAACTGCGGGCGGACCTCGTAGAGCAGTGCGCCGATCGCCACCGCGTCGCGGATGTCGACGAGTTCGCAGCGACAGCGGTCGGTAAAACCCGCCGAGGCGAGATCCATCGAGATGGCGTGCAAGCCATTTTCATTCTGGTCGACCAGCACCAGAAGCTCGGGTTCGGCCGCAACGATCTGTCGGCACAGTTCGGAACCGATCGAGCCGGCCGCGCCCGTCACCACCACCCGTTTGCCGGCCAGCGCCGCAAACACCGGCCCCGGATCGAACCGTACGGATTCGCGTCCGAGGATGTCGCCGATCGACACTTCGCGAAGCTGGCGCAGGCCGACGCTGCCCGAGAGCATATCGGCCACGGCCGGCAGGGTCCGGAACGGCACGCCGGCGCGCTCGCACTGCTCGACAATCGCCCGCATCTGGTCGCTGCGCGCCGACGGAATCGCGATCATGATCAGCTGGATGCCGAGCTTCTGGACCAGCGCCGGAATGTCGCGCGTGACACCGGCGATCGGCAGGTCATGGATGCGCCGGCCGAGCTTCTGGCGGTCGTCGTCGATCAGCGCGATGGGCTGGTAGCGATCATGTGCATTGCGCACGAGGTCGCGCACGAGCAGCTCGCCGGCACGCCCGGCACCGACGATCAGCACGCGTTCGCCACTGGACAGCCGCAGCTTGTGGTCCTTGAGCCAGCGGTAGAACAGCCGCGGACCGCCCAGCAGAACGAGCAGCAACAGAGCGTACAGCGGCAACACCGAACGCGGCACGCCGCTGGCGCGCACGGTCAGAAACAGTGTGACGCCAATGATCACCACGCCGGTCAGCACCGCCTTGCCGATGCGAACGAGATCGGGCAGCGAGGCGAAGCGCCAGACGCCGCGATACAGTCCGAAATACCAGAACGCCATGACCTGCACGGCGAGCACGACGGGCAGCGCCCCCCAGGCCACGCTGGAGAAACTGTCGGGAATCGGGCCCAGATTGAACCGCAGCCAGTAGGCGCCGAGCCACGCGGGCACGATCATCGCCACGTCGTGAATGAACACGCCCGAGCGATGGCGAATCCGGTTGATGAAATCTGCGAGCTTCACTGGCCTGCGGCTGCGTGGGCGCCCGGGGCGAATTGGCGCATTTTATCAGGCGGTGGCGGCCCGCCCGGCCGACCCTCTCCCGGCCGGGCGGCTACCACCAACGCCAGCCGTGGCGATTGAAAAAACGCACGGCCGATCGCGCGAACCAGAAACGGTGACGCGGGCCCTTGCGCGCGGCCTGCCCACCACCGTGAACAATGCGCATGTTCGGCACCTGACCGACCGCGCCAAGCCGGAGCGACAGGTCGAAATCCTCGAAATACATGAAGAACTTCGGATCGAATCCGCCGATCTCCCGAAGCACCGGACCGCGCGCGAGCATGAAACAGCCGCTGGCGAGCGGCACGGCGGCCGGCGCGGTCTCCCGATCGAGCGCATGCAATTCGTAGCGCGCCAGCCGGGCGGCAAAGCGCTCGCGCAAGCGCCGCGGCGCGAAACCACGCAACCACAGATCGAACACGGTCGGGATGGCCTTGCTCAGGTGCGCATGCGCACCGGCCGGCGTGCGCCCGACCGGTGCGAGCAACCGCCACCGCGGTTCACGCGCAAGGACCTCCAGACCAGCGCTCAGCGCCGTCGGCTCGATCAGGACATCGGGATTCAGGATCAGGTGCGGCCCGTCCCCGGCGCGCCGGATCGCCCGGTTGTGCGCACCGCCGTA
This DNA window, taken from Chromatiales bacterium, encodes the following:
- a CDS encoding polysaccharide biosynthesis protein, whose amino-acid sequence is MIVPAWLGAYWLRFNLGPIPDSFSSVAWGALPVVLAVQVMAFWYFGLYRGVWRFASLPDLVRIGKAVLTGVVIIGVTLFLTVRASGVPRSVLPLYALLLLVLLGGPRLFYRWLKDHKLRLSSGERVLIVGAGRAGELLVRDLVRNAHDRYQPIALIDDDRQKLGRRIHDLPIAGVTRDIPALVQKLGIQLIMIAIPSARSDQMRAIVEQCERAGVPFRTLPAVADMLSGSVGLRQLREVSIGDILGRESVRFDPGPVFAALAGKRVVVTGAAGSIGSELCRQIVAAEPELLVLVDQNENGLHAISMDLASAGFTDRCRCELVDIRDAVAIGALLYEVRPQFLFHAAAYKHVPLLEGQVLPAVGNNVLGTEVVARAALAAGVERFVLISTDKAVAPVNVMGRTKKAAELIVRALQGQSATRFVVVRFGNVLNSAGSVIPIFREQISRGGPVTVTHPDMERFFMTIPEACHLILQGATVAEGGEVFVLDMGQPIRIADLAEQMIRLSGHEPGRDVEIVYTGLRPGERLGESLFETAEQVVPSGHSKILLARPAAAPPDWVEGALAQIREAVSARDATRAVDALQRLVGPGEPDVNPARANGAPLRSAGRR
- a CDS encoding glycosyltransferase → MLTIGLVTFHSPIGPLATTLESLRHAIRFAIDRGQIDRARLFLIDNSVNPDYQRQLAELLGKHWDSTLGDYELVPTERNLGYGGAHNRAIRRAGDGPHLILNPDVLIEPTALSAGLEVLAREPRWRLLAPVGRTPAGAHAHLSKAIPTVFDLWLRGFAPRRLRERFAARLARYELHALDRETAPAAVPLASGCFMLARGPVLREIGGFDPKFFMYFEDFDLSLRLGAVGQVPNMRIVHGGGQAARKGPRHRFWFARSAVRFFNRHGWRWW